From a region of the Gossypium raimondii isolate GPD5lz chromosome 10, ASM2569854v1, whole genome shotgun sequence genome:
- the LOC105774974 gene encoding uncharacterized protein LOC105774974 yields MSTMTMMDPLIVFTYKPQHKFSSFLCVCLLMIITFIEAQSNLCRTSCGNIPINYPLGIDDGCGSPYYRHILDCSELGKLELRTPSGRYPVHSISYSDPHVLVTDPYMWNCQDGDNFRPTRPFSLDTSTRFSLSPQNDYLFFNCSEDYVIVEPKPIFCERFPDRCDSSCDSASYLCRHLPECSTALDRSSCCSYYPKATESLRLMLKYCASYTSVYWRTMGTSTTTDSPTSQVPEYGIRVDFDTPVTTHCLQCQDPSKGAGTCGFDTQTQNFLCLCKKGNVTSYCKDLEISEHRKASVIAGAVMGVSAAGAVGIGVGIWFFKKVRAKAPITCGVQSNENRLF; encoded by the exons ATGTCCACCATGACTATGATGGATCCTCTCATCGTCTTCACCTACAAACCACAACAtaaattttcttcatttctttgtGTATGTCTCCTAATGATTATTACCTTCATTGAAGCTCAATCAAATCTTTGTAGGACAAGTTGTGGTAACATTCCTATAAACTACCCTTTAGGGATAGATGATGGTTGCGGCAGCCCATATTATCGCCACATACTCGATTGTTCCGAACTTGGTAAGCTCGAACTCCGTACTCCCTCTGGTAGATACCCTGTACACAGCATTAGTTACTCCGACCCTCATGTTCTTGTTACCGATCCGTACATGTGGAATTGTCAAGATGGGGACAACTTTCGCCCGACTAGGCCTTTTAGCCTTGACACGAGCACACGTTTCTCTTTGTCCCCTCAAAATGACTACCTTTTCTTCAACTGCAGTGAAGATTATGTAATCGTGGAACCGAAGCCTATCTTTTGCGAGAGGTTCCCGGACCGGTGTGATTCGTCGTGTGATAGTGCTAGTTACCTTTGTAGGCACTTACCCGAATGTTCCACGGCGCTCGATCGAAGCTCATGCTGTTCTTACTACCCTAAAGCAACAGAGTCCTTGAGATTAATGTTGAAATATTGTGCTTCATATACTAGTGTGTATTGGAGGACTATGGGTACAAGTACAACTACAGATTCTCCTACTAGCCAAGTTCCTGAATACGGGATTCGGGTTGATTTCGATACTCCGGTAACTACACATTGCCTTCAATGTCAAGATCCATCCAAGGGAGCCGGAACATGTGGATTTGATACGCAAACACAAAATTTCTTGTGCCTATGCAAGAAGGGCAACGTTACATCCTATTGTAAAG ATCTTGAGATTTCAGAGCATCGTAAAGCCAGTGTTATTGCag GGGCCGTGATGGGGGTTTCAGCTGCTGGAGCCGTAGGAATTGGGGTCGGGATTTGGTTCTTCAAGAAAGTGAGAGCTAAAGCACCTATAACATGTGGGGTTCAAAGTAATGAGAATAGGCTTTTTTGA
- the LOC105776894 gene encoding probable pectate lyase 16 yields the protein MNVIDSCWRTKSDWAINRKALADCVVGYGKATLGGKYGAIYVVTSPYDDPVNPKPGTLRYGVIQSVPLWIIFARDMVIKLKNELIVNSFKTIDGRGAKVEIAYGPCITIQGVTNVIIHGISIHDCKPGMAGRVRSSPTHVGMRGGSDGDAINVFASSNIWIDHCYLARAKDGLIDVIHASTSVTISNNYFTQHDKVMLLGHNDKFIADKVMKVTLVFNHFGEGLIERMPRVRIGYAHVANNKYDEWKMYAIGGSANPTIFSEGNYFVAPDNRSSKQVTKREATNWQNWKWQSSKDVFINGAYFVPSGYGSSAPLYTRVQSFTVAPGYMVPVLTSNAGPLHCLVGKPC from the exons ATGAATGTAATAGACTCTTGCTGGCGAACCAAGTCCGATTGGGCCATCAATCGCAAAGCCTTGGCCGATTGTGTGGTCGGCTACGGTAAAGCAACTCTAGGAGGGAAATACGGAGCGATTTATGTCGTTACGAGCCCTTACGACGATCCCGTCAACCCTAAACCCGGCACGCTTCGTTATGGTGTTATTCAATCCGTTCCTCTTTGGATCATTTTCGCTCGAGATATGGTCATCAAGCTGAAAAACGAATTGATAGTGAATAGTTTTAAGACCATTGATGGTAGAGGGGCTAAAGTTGAGATTGCATATGGACCTTGCATAACAATTCAAGGTGTTACCAATGTTATAATACATGGTATTAGCATTCATGATTGTAAGCCCGGGATGGCCGGTCGGGTTAGGAGTTCCCCGACACATGTAGGGATGCGCGGAGGGTCTGATGGGGATGCAATCAACGTTTTTGCGTCTTCAAACATTTGGATCGATCATTGTTATCTCGCACGGGCTAAGGATGGTCTTATCGACGTGATTCATGCTTCAACTAGCGTCACAATCTCTAATAATTATTTCACTCAACACGATAAA GTAATGTTATTAGGACACAATGACAAGTTCATTGCGGACAAAGTCATGAAAGTGACATTAGTTTTTAACCATTTCGGTGAGGGTCTTATCGAGAGGATGCCGAG GGTCAGGATAGGCTATGCACATGTTGCTAACAACAAATACGACGAATGGAAGATGTACGCCATCGGTGGTAGTGCAAATCCGACCATTTTCAGCGAAGGGAACTACTTCGTAGCGCCCGATAATCGTAGTTCCAAGCAAGTTACGAAAAGAGAAGCAACAAATTGGCAAAACTGGAAATGGCAATCTTCAAAGGATGTGTTTATAAATGGTGCATATTTTGTACCATCTGGTTATGGTAGCTCTGCTCCTCTCTATACTCGAGTTCAATCGTTCACCGTTGCTCCGGGATACATGGTCCCAGTTTTAACATCAAACGCCGGTCCTTTACATTGTCTTGTCGGGAAACCGTGCTGA
- the LOC105778077 gene encoding chitin elicitor receptor kinase 1: MITFSPMKSPPLPPPLIYPLFFHTLLYLFIHVQANCKTGCSLAFASYYVWEGSNLTYISTLFNKPISDILPYNPTVSNPDQIDTGTRIHVPFSCDCLNGDFWGHTFGYLTQFGDTYDKIASNAYVNLTTEDWVRRVNIYDPTRIPDGEVINVTVNCSCGDRRVSRDYGLFATYPIRPGEDLEVIAAEVNVAAELIRRYNPAVNFSAGTGLVFVPAKDQTGNFPPLKISTTGISSKVIAGVSIAGGALLLGFFVHAGIYRRKKVVKASLHPEASPDHYIQLGHGAGGTLKNNSETTALVTSPGLTGITVDKSVEFSYEELAKATDNFNSANKIGQGGFGSVYLAELRGEKAAIKKMDMQASREFLAELKVLTHVHHLNLVRLIGYCVEGSLFLVYEFIENGNLSQHLRWRDRDPLPWLARVQIGLDSARGLEYIHEHTVPLYIHRDIKSANILIDKNFRAKVADFGLTKLTEYGNTSLQTRLVGTFGYMPPEYAQYGEVSPKVDVYAFGVVLYELISAREAVVKTNEEVTESMGLVALFEDVLNQPDPRQDLQKLVDPRLGDNYSFDAVFKMARLAKACTQENPQLRPSMRTIVVALMTLSSSTDDWDVGSLYENKALMDLMSGR, from the exons ATGATCACATTCTCACCAATGAAATCGCCACCGCTGCCGCCTCCACTGATCTACCCACTCTTTTTTCATACccttctttatttattcatccaTGTCCAAGCCAACTGCAAAACCGGATGCAGCCTCGCTTTCGCTTCGTATTACGTATGGGAAGGATCCAACCTCACTTACATCAGTACCCTCTTCAACAAACCAATCTCCGATATCCTTCCGTACAATCCCACCGTTTCGAATCCGGATCAAATCGATACCGGGACCCGGATCCACGTTCCGTTTTCGTGCGACTGTTTGAACGGGGATTTTTGGGGTCATACTTTTGGTTATTTGACGCAGTTTGGGGATACGTATGATAAGATTGCTAGCAACGCTTATGTGAATTTGACGACGGAGGATTGGGTACGGAGGGTTAATATTTATGATCCGACCAGGATACCTGACGGTGAAGTTATTAATGTTACGGTGAATTGTTCGTGCGGTGATCGACGGGTTTCGAGAGATTATGGGTTGTTCGCGACGTACCCTATTCGACCCGGTGAGGATTTGGAGGTCATTGCGGCGGAGGTGAACGTGGCGGCGGAGCTGATACGGAGGTATAATCCGGCGGTTAATTTTAGTGCTGGGACTGGACTCGTGTTTGTGCCGGCAAAAG ACCAAACTGGAAATTTCCCACCATTAAAGATCAG CACAACTG GGATCTCGAGTAAAGTTATCGCCGGCGTATCTATTGCCGGTGGCGCTTTGCTGTTAGGATTTTTCGTACATGCAGGCATTTACAGAAGAAAGAAAGTCGTCAAAGCTTCGTTACACCCAGAAGCATCACCGGACCACTACATTCAACTCGGACACG GTGCCGGAGGTACCCTGAAGAATAATTCAGAAACGACCGCTCTCGTCACTTCTCCGGGCCTCACCGGTATCACAGTGGACAAATCCGTTGAGTTCTCATACGAAGAGCTTGCCAAAGCAACCGATAACTTCAACAGTGCTAATAAGATCGGACAAGGAGGCTTCGGTTCCGTTTACCTCGCTGAATTACGAGGCGAG AAAGCTGCAATCAAGAAAATGGATATGCAAGCATCAAGGGAATTCCTTGCTGAACTAAAGGTTTTAACACATGTTCATCATTTGAACCTG GTTCGTTTAATAGGATATTGTGTCGAAGGTTCCTTATTCTTAGTCTACGAGTTCATCGAGAACGGTAATTTAAGCCAACATTTACGCTGGCGAG ATAGAGACCCGTTGCCATGGTTAGCAAGGGTGCAAATCGGTTTAGACTCGGCCAGAGGACTCGAATACATCCATGAACATACTGTCCCTCTCTACATTCATCGTGATATAAAATCGGCAAATATTTTAATCGACAAGAACTTTCGAGCTAAG GTGGCTGATTTTGGGTTGACGAAACTAACTGAATACGGAAACACTTCGTTGCAAACACGTCTCGTTGGTACTTTCGGATACATGCCACCAGA ATATGCTCAATATGGTGAGGTTTCCCCTAAGGTCGATGTATATGCTTTTGGAGTTGTTCTCTACGAACTGATTTCCGCCAGGGAAGCTGTCGTCAAGACGAACGAAGAAGTAACTGAATCAATGGGACTCGTCGCATTG TTCGAAGATGTTCTAAACCAACCCGATCCAAGACAAGATCTGCAAAAACTAGTTGACCCCAGACTCGGCGATAACTACTCTTTTGATGCCGTCTTCAAG ATGGCACGTCTCGCCAAGGCTTGTACGCAAGAAAATCCTCAGCTGAGACCGAGCATGAGAACTATTGTCGTCGCACTTATGACACTGTCGTCTTCAACCGATGACTGGGATGTTGGCTCGTTATACGAAAATAAAGCTCTAATGGACCTCATGTCGGGAAGGTAG
- the LOC105776834 gene encoding chaperonin-like RBCX protein 1, chloroplastic has product MESLAANIVPFPHPSFLNSKLPINREKGFFHCWPCKQRSSSSSPHNPTRLNCHKMFVPGFGEASPEAKAAKNLHNFFNYIAVKIVSAQLESYNPEAYEELMEFLDTHSLNDGDEFCASLMRESSRHKALALRILEVRSAYCKRDFEWDNLKRLAFKMVDESNTKLMREYVLETSPATENETGK; this is encoded by the exons ATGGAGAGCCTTGCCGCGAACATTGTTCCATTCCCTCACCCTTCTTTTCTCAATTCTAAATTACCAATAAATAGAGAAAAGGGTTTTTTCCATTGTTGGCCATGCAAACAAAGAAGCAGCAGCTCCAGCCCCCACAATCCCACACGTTTAAACTGCCACAAAATGTTTGTCCCTG gGTTCGGAGAAGCATCACCAGAGGCCAAAGCAGCTAAAAACCTccataatttctttaattatatAGCTGTTAAGATTGTCAGTGCTCAGCTTGAG AGCTATAACCCTGAAGCTTACGAGGAGTTGATGGAATTTTTGGATACTCACTCGTTGAATGATGGGGATGAGTTTTGCGCTAGTTTGATGAGGGAATCTTCTAGGCATAAAGCTCTAG CCCTACGCATCCTAGAG gttCGATCTGCATATTGCAAACGTGACTTCGAATGGGACAACTTGAAGCGCTTAGCTTTCAAG ATGGTAGATGAATCCAATACAAAACTCATGAGGGAATATGTTTTAGAAACCAGTCCTGCCACTGAAAATGAAACCGGCAAGTGA
- the LOC105776893 gene encoding lysine-specific demethylase JMJ29: MADMVAEGELSNDRTGHGMQVGFSWHVTRKRNAGRKKRKGSSGQFLTGSRNKNPSKKRKLSKEIEFLEDEKVPKRHRIGIDKMTTSVEEDVLDEWDEEATVFMNIKKRSKRRNLDGAMTERIPQENKDAMTERSPEETKKENCDRFMNVKVQSKGRNLVGAMTERSPQECEENAMTESIPQETKENCDLFMNIKAQSKHRNLDSDMNERSPRETKKDAMIERSPRETKKDAMIERNPQETKKENCNLSMNIKANLDSAMTERSPQETKKENCDLFMNTKARSKHRNLDSAITKRSPWETKKKNCDLSINIKGRSKGKNLDSAMAERSGNDTSTKKNVKKIEGSCFFQDKRKNFKCHQCMTGRKAVVPCLKCKEKVYCTVCIKQWYPNIPIVEIAKQCPFCCGNCNCSICLQSSGLIKHGTMKNQWNFHQIIFFLSILQTSKRDITDEEKIKHLQHLIESMLPFMKQICIMQKKETEVDANIQGLLPSEVEIQQTLCYADERIYCDHCATSIFDLHRSCPKCSYELCLSCCKEIREGILSIRDDVPYGYRDRGWDYMHGEDPLPESYLQEKVEKQPGPSIQWEANNDGSITCPPKEIGGCSDCRLELKRILPMGWISNLDTKAWEILSNCRIRQWLKTLNGDNTSGEGQIDNGLYSSTSTDNLDEGFRHFQTRWAKGEPVIVKNTLANSSGLSWEPMVMWRALCKRLEMPEVKAIDCLAGCEVEINTRQFFKGYTEGRAYNNLWPEMLKLKDWPPSDKFEDLLPRHCDEFISMLPFQEYCDPRSGILNLAVKLPNCVLKPDLGPKTYIAYGVAEELGRGDSVTKLHCDLSDAVNILTHTSEVALSDEQLAAMEKLKMKHKAQDEKESLERERLKKGFDESEATNWGDNILYVSSGEFRGASLPEPLTSRKDIGGALWDIFRREDVPKLEAYLREHYTEFRHTYCSPVEKVIHPIHDQSFYLTAEHKRRLKEKYGVEPWTFEQNLGEAVFIPAGCPHQVRNLKSCTKVALDFVSPENIQECLRLTEEFRKLPKNHRAREDKLEVGTSFR, from the exons ATGGCGGACATGGTTGCCGAGGGAGAACTGTCGAACGATCGTACCGGTCATGGTATGCAGGTAGGCTTTTCATGGCATGTTACAAGGAAAAGGAATGCTGGCAGAAAGAAAAGGAAGGGCAGTTCAGGACAGTTTTTGACCGGAAGCAGAAACAAGAATCCGTCAAAGAAACGAAAGCTAAGCAAAGAGATTGAATTTTTAGAGGATGAGAAAGTTCCTAAGAGGCATCGGATTGGAATAGACAAGATGACTACTTCTGTGGAGGAAGATGTGTTAGATGAATGGGATGAGGAGGCTACTGTGTTTATGAACATTAAAAAGCGGAGCAAACGTAGAAATTTGGACGGTGCGATGACTGAAAGAATCCCTCAGGAGAATAAGGATGCAATGACTGAAAGAAGCCCTGAAGAGACTAAGAAGGAAAACTGCGATCGTTTTATGAACGTTAAAGTGCAGAGCAAAGGCAGAAACTTGGTTGGTGCGATGACAGAAAGAAGCCCTCAGGAGTGTGAGGAGAATGCGATGACTGAAAGTATCCCTCAGGAGACTAAGGAAAACTGTGATCTTTTTATGAACATTAAAGCGCAGAGCAAGCACAGGAATTTGGACAGTGATATGAATGAAAGAAGCCCTCGGGAGACTAAGAAGGATGCAATGATCGAAAGAAGCCCTCGGGAGACTAAGAAGGATGCAATGATCGAAAGAAACCCTCAGGAgactaaaaaggaaaattgcAATCTTTCTATGAATATTAAAGCGAATTTGGACAGTGCTATGACTGAAAGAAGCCCTCAGGAGACTAAGAAGGAAAACTGCGATCTTTTTATGAACACTAAAGCACGGAGCAAACATAGAAATCTGGACAGTGCGATAACCAAAAGAAGTCCTTGGGAGACTAAGAAGAAAAACTGTGATCTTTCTATAAACATTAAAGGGAGGAGCAAAGGCAAAAATTTGGACAGTGCAATGGCTGAAAGAAGCGGCAATGATACAAGCACAAAGAAAAATGTTAag AAAATCGAGGGATCTTGCTTCTTTCAGGACAAGAGAAAAAATTTCAAGTGTCATCAGTGTATGACTGGAAGAAAAGCTGTTGTTCCATGCTTGAAATGTAAAGAGAAAGTGTATTGCACTGTTTGTATAAAACAATG GTATCCGAATATACCAATAGTAGAAATTGCAAAGCAATGCCCATTTTGTTGCGGGAATTGCAACTGCAGTATCTGTTTACAATCCAGTGGGTTAATTAAG CATGGGACCATGAAAAATCAATGGAACTTTCaccaaataattttctttttgtctattCTACAGACATCAAAGAGAGACATAACAGATGAGGAAAAGATTAAGCATTTGCAACACTTGATTGAGTCAATGCTTCCCTTCATGAAACAAATTTGCATAATGCAAAAGAAAGAGACAGAGGTTGACGCTAACATACAAG GATTACTGCCTTCTGAAGTTGAAATACAACAAACACTTTGTTATGCCGATGAACGTATCTATTG TGACCACTGTGCAACTTCAATCTTCGACCTTCATCGTAGCTGCCCAAAATGTTCATATGAACTCTGTCTTAGTTGTTGTAAAGAAATTCGGGAAGGAATCCTTTCTATCCGCGATGATGTTCCTTATGGATACAGGGACAGAGGTTGGGATTATATGCATGGTGAAGACCCTTTACcagaatcttatcttcaagaaAAAGTTGAGAAACAGCCCGGGCCCTCAATTCAGTGGGAAGCCAATAATGACGGAAGTATTACTTGTCCTCCTAAGGAAATAGGCGGTTGCAGTGATTGCAGATTGGAGCTTAAACGTATCCTACCAATGGGGTGGATTTCAAATTTGGACACAAAGGCATGGGAAATATTGAGCAACTGCAGAATTAGACAATGGCTAAAGACATTAAATGGGGATAATACTTCTGGAGAAGGACAGATTGACAATGGCTTATATTCTTCAACTTCAACTGATAATCTTGACGAAGGCTTTCGTCACTTTCAAACCCGATGGGCTAAAGGTGAACCGGTTATAGTTAAGAATACTCTAGCAAATTCATCCGGTTTAAGCTGGGAACCGATGGTAATGTGGCGTGCTTTATGTAAAAGGTTGGAGATGCCTGAAGTTAAGGCTATTGATTGCCTAGCTGGCTGTGAGGTGGAGATTAATACTCGACAATTTTTCAAAGGCTACACAGAAGGGAGAGCATATAATAACTTATGGCCAGAGATGCTAAAGTTGAAAGACTGGCCACCATCTGATAAGTTTGAAGATCTCTTGCCTCGGCATTGCGACGAGTTCATAAGCATGTTGCCATTTCAAGAATACTGTGATCCTAGGTCTGGTATCCTTAACCTTGCTGTGAAGCTGCCAAACTGTGTTCTGAAACCAGACTTGGGCCCAAAAACATATATTGCTTATGGGGTTGCTGAAGAGCTTGGAAGAGGGGACTCTGTTACAAAGCTTCACTGTGATCTATCAGATGCG GTAAATATTTTGACACATACTTCAGAGGTAGCCTTAAGCGATGAGCAGCTTGCCGCAATGGAGAAGTTGAAAATGAAACACAAGGCACAGGATGAAAAGGAAAGTTTAGAAAGAGAGCGACTTAAAAAAGGCTTTGATGAATCGGAAGCCACCAATTGGGGTGATAATATACTATATGTTTCCAGTGGTGAGTTTAGAGGAGCTTCACTTCCGGAACCCTTGACCAGCAGAAAGGACATAGGTGGTGCACTGTGGGACATTTTTAGGAGGGAGGATGTTCCTAAACTAGAAGCTTATTTGAGAGAGCACTACACAGAATTCAGGCATACCTATTGCTCCCCAGTTGAAAAG GTAATCCATCCGATTCATGACCAATCATTTTACCTAACTGCGGAGCACAAAAGGAGACTAAAGGAGAAATATG GAGTTGAACCATGGACGTTTGAGCAAAATCTCGGAGAGGCTGTTTTTATTCCGGCTGGATGTCCGCACCAAGTTAGAAACCTGAAg TCATGCACAAAAGTCGCCTTGGACTTTGTTTCTCCAGAGAATATCCAGGAATGCCTCCGTTTAACAGAGGAGTTCCGGAAACTACCCAAGAACCATAGAGCCAGAGAAGACAAACTTGAGGTAGGCACATCCTTTCGTTGA
- the LOC105776943 gene encoding calcium permeable stress-gated cation channel 1, which translates to MATLGDIGVAAAFNLLSAFVFFIAFAVLRLQPFNDRVYFPKWYLKGLRTSPASSGAFVKKFVNLDFRSYLKFLNWMPEALKMPELELIDHAGLDSAVYLRIYLIGLKIFVPITIVAWAVLVPVNYTNKTLELQLKNVTSSDIDKLSISNIALESDRFWTHIVMAYAFTFWTCFVLLKEYETVASMRLHFLASEKRRPDQFTVLVRNVPPDPDESVSETVEHFFLVNHPDTYLTNQVVCNANKLAKLVKQRKKKQNWLDYYQLKYSRNNAQRPIMKTGFLGLCGKKVDAIEHHEAEIGKLSKEIAEERERVKKDPKAIMPAAFVSFKSRWGAAVCAQTQQSRDPTSWLTEWAPEPCDVYWPNLPIPYVSLAIRRLIMAVAFFFLTFFFMIPIASVQALASIEGLEKVAPFLKPIIDMKFIKSVIQGILPGLALKLFLIFLPAILMIMAKFEGFTSKSSLERRAATRYYLFNLVNVFLGSIVAGSALEQLNTFIKQSANEIPRTIGVAVPLRATFFITYIMVDGWAGIAGEILMLKPLIIYHLKNFFLVKTEKDREEAMDPGSLGFNTGEPQIQLYFLLGLVYAAVTPALLPFIVIFFGLAYVVFRHQIINVYNQEYESAAAFWPDVHGRIIIALLISQVALIGLLTSKKAAQSTPFLIALVVLTIWFYTFCKARYEPAFVRYPLQEAMMKDTLERAREPNLNLKPYLQNAYIHPVFKEEDEEDEFDFKSENESVLVPTKRQSRRSTPAPSRISGASSPSLPPEVVPEHPERAS; encoded by the exons atggCGACATTAGGTGATATAGGGGTTGCAGCAGCTTTTAATCTGCTTAGTGCATTTGTGTTCTTTATAGCTTTCGCTGTATTACGGCTTCAACCGTTCAACGACCGGGTTTATTTTCCGAAATGGTATCTTAAGGGTTTACGAACCAGTCCGGCTAGTTCCGGCGCGTTCGTGAAGAAATTCGTTAACTTGGATTTTCGATCTTACTTGAAGTTCTTGAATTGGATGCCCGAAGCGTTGAAAATGCCCGAACTCGAGCTTATCGATCATGCCGGGTTGGATTCGGCTGTTTATTTGCGCATTTACTTGATAGG GTTAAAGATTTTTGTCCCTATCACTATTGTGGCGTGGGCGGTTCTAGTACCAGTTAATTACACGAATAAAACATTGGAATTGCAGTTGAAGAATGTAACTTCGAGTGATATCGATAAGCTCTCGATTTCAAATATTGCACTTGAATCAGATAG GTTTTGGACCCATATTGTTATGGCTTATGCTTTTACGTTTTGGACTTGCTTTGTGTTGCTAAAGGAGTACGAGACGGTCGCATCTATGAGGTTGCACTTTCTTGCATCGGAAAAACGTAGGCCGGATCAATTTACG GTGCTTGTTCGGAATGTGCCACCGGATCCCGATGAATCTGTTAGTGAGACCGTGGAGCATTTTTTCTTGGTCAATCACCCAGACACTTATCTTACAAATCAG GTAGTATGCAATGCAAACAAACTTGCTAAGTTGGTGAAACAGAggaaaaaaaagcaaaattgGCTCGATTATTACCAGCTGAAATACTCAAGAAATAATGCCCAACGGCCTATTATGAAG ACTGGTTTCCTCGGGCTTTGCGGTAAAAAAGTTGATGCAATTGAGCATCATGAAGCCGAAATTGGGAAGTTATCTAAGGAA ATAGCTGAAGAGAGAGAAAGGGTAAAAAAAGATCCAAAAGCGATAATGCCGGCTGCGtttgtttcatttaaatcaCGATGGGGAGCAGCTGTTTGTGCTCAAACACAACAATCCCGAGACCCAACTTCATGGTTAACAGAATGGGCACCCGAGCCATGTGATGTCTATTGGCCGAACCTACCAATTCCTTATGTCTCATTGGCAATTAGGAGGTTGATCATGGCCGTAGCATTCTTTTTCTTGACTTTCTTTTTCATGATCCCTATCGCATCCGTACAAGCTTTGGCTAGCATCGAGGGACTCGAGAAAGTAGCACCCTTTTTGAAGCCCATAATCGATAT GAAATTTATTAAGTCGGTTATCCAAGGTATTCTTCCCGGTCTTGCATTGAAgctctttcttatttttctgcCGGCGATATTGATGATTATGGCCAAGTTCGAAGGATTCACATCAAAATCGTCTTTAGAGCGGAGAGCAGCAACTCGATactatcttttcaatttagtgaatGTGTTCCTTGGCAGCATTGTTGCCGGTAGTGCACTCGAACAGCTAAACACATTCATTAAGCAATCGGCAAATGA AATTCCAAGAACAATCGGTGTAGCTGTACCATTGAGAGCAACGTTTTTCATTACTTATATCATGGTTGATGGATGGGCGGGAATAGCCGGAGAGATTTTGATGCTAAAACCGCTTATAATTTACCACCTGAAAAACTTTTTCTTGGTGAAAACTGAAAAGGATCGAGAGGAGGCAATGGATCCAGGGAGCTTGGGCTTCAACACCGGAGAACCTCAAATACAACTCTATTTTCTACTTGGCCTCGTTTATGCTGCCGTGACACCTGCTTTACTTCCTTTCATTGTAATCTTCTTCGGGCTAGCTTACGTCGTCTTCCGTCATCAG ATAATTAATGTTTACAATCAAGAGTATGAGAGTGCCGCGGCATTTTGGCCCGACGTCCACGGACGCATAATAATTGCATTGCTTATCTCACAAGTCGCCCTTATTGGATTATTAACTTCAAAGAAAGCTGCTCAGTCCACACCGTTTCTCATTGCTCTCGTCGTCCTCACAATCTGGTTTTACACATTCTGCAAAGCCCGTTACGAACCTGCGTTTGTTCGATATCCTTTACAG GAAGCAATGATGAAAGATACCTTGGAACGTGCAAGGGAACCAAACCTCAACTTAAAACCCTATCTTCAGAACGCATACATCCATCCGGTTTTCAAAGAGGAAGATGAAGAGGACGAATTTGATTTCAAGTCCGAAAACGAGAGCGTTTTAGTACCCACGAAACGTCAATCTCGAAGAAGCACGCCAGCACCTAGCAGAATTAGCGGTGCATCTTCACCGTCGTTGCCGCCAGAGGTGGTTCCCGAACATCCGGAGCGTGCAAGTTAG